The following coding sequences lie in one Rutidosis leptorrhynchoides isolate AG116_Rl617_1_P2 chromosome 4, CSIRO_AGI_Rlap_v1, whole genome shotgun sequence genomic window:
- the LOC139904178 gene encoding uncharacterized protein, which yields MKLHLFLTILVLASLLAFKAQGIRLIKTSTLEKSSQDDHLLAKAAEISSGNNRKLMTKVTSSSATTAISKNLKKDGNKNDPKPELKSSDHSNIISSENSKFRKEFMSEQYADVIDIAEMDYTPARKKSPIHN from the exons ATGAAGCTCCATCTCTTTTTAACTATTTTGGTGTTGGCAAGTCTCCTAGCTTTTAAAGCTCAAG GTATAAGGCTCATAAAAACCAGTACATTGGAAAAAAGCAGTCAAGATGATCATTTGCTAGCTAAGGCAGCTGAAATTTCATCAG GAAACAATAGAAAGCTAATGACTAAAGTTACATCTTCTAGTGCTACCACAGCCATTTCAAAG AACTTGAAGAAGGATGGAAATAAAAATGACCCGAAACCAGAACTCAAATCTAGTGATCATTCGAATATTATCTCTTCGGAGAATTCAAAATTTCGGAAGGAGTTCATGAGTGAGCAGTATGCGGATGTTATCGATATAGCTGAGATGGATTACACTCCTGCTAGGAAAAAGTCACCGATACACAACTGA